CGTAGAGCTTCTTTCGCCCGATGCGATCGGCCAGGAAGCCGGTGGTCGGCATCATGGCGGCGGCCGCGAGCATGTACCCCGTCGAGATCCACTCGATGTCGTCCACGTTGGAGCCGAAGGCCGCCATGATGTGCGGCAGCGCCACGTTGACGATGCTCGAGTCGATGATGACGATGAACATGCCCATGATGACCGGCAGGGCCGCCCACCACATGTAGTTCTGGTCCGTGATCAGGTGGGCGAAGGGGTTGGGGAGCCCCCTTCGCTGGGTCGTGACGGCCATGGGGCCTCCTGCTTACAGCGTGCGGGCGTCGATGTCGATGACGGCCGACATGCCGGGCTTCAGCTGGTGGCCCTGATCCTCGACGGCGATCTTGACCGGGATGCGCTGGACGACCTTGGTGAAGTTGCCTGCTGCGTTGTTGGCGGGCAGGAGCGAGAACTGGCCGCCGGTGACCGAGCCGACCTGCTGCACCTTGCCGTGGAAGGTCTTGCCGGGGTAGGCGTCGATGTGGACGTCCACGGGGGCGCCCTGCTGGACGCGGCGGATGTAGGTCTCCTCGATGTAGCTCGCGATCCAGACCTTGTCGGTCTCGGTGAGCGAGTAGAGGCCCTGGCCGGGCGAGACCTGCTCGCCGACGTTGCTCATGCGGCGCGCGATGACGCCCGACACCGGGGCGGTGAGGGTGGCGTGCGAGAGCTGGAGCTTGGCCATGTCGACCGCGGCCTGGGCCTGGGCGATCTGGGCCTGGACCGTCTCGACCCCGCCGCGCTTGATGGTCACGGCCTGGGTGCCGGCGTTGGCGAGGCGGACCCCCTCCGTGGCGGAGCTGAGCTGGCTCGTGGCGGCGGTCACCCCCGACTCGGCGGCGGTGGCGCCGGTCTTTGCCGCTTCATAGGCCTGCCGGGAGATGCCGCCCGCGGCGAAGAGGCGCTCGATGCGCGAGAGATCGGCGTGGGCCTTCTCGGCGTTGGCCTCGGCGGTGTTGAGGGCCGCGCGGGCGGCGCGCACCGCGGACTCGGCCTGGGCGATCTGGGTCGAGGTCTGGGTGCTCTGGAGCGAGACCCCGGTCTCGGAGGTCTTGAGGCCGGTCCTGGCGACCGCTAGGCCCGCCTCGGCCTGGGCGAGCTGGGCCTTGAAGTCGGTCTCGTCGAGGACGGCGACCACCTGGCCGGCCTCGACCTGCTGTCCCTCGTCGACCAGCAGCTGGGCGATGCGGCCCGGCACGCGCGAGCTGACGGTGATCAGGTTGCCCGCGACCTGGGCGTCCTCGGTCGAGACGAAGGCCTGGCGGTGCGTCCACCACTTGCCGCCGTACACCCCGCCGACCGCCAAGGCGACGGCGAGGACACCCATCAGGACGACGGGCGGCTTGCGCTTCGAGGTGACCTTGAGGTCCTCGACGGGGGTGGGGGCGTTACCGTTGGCGCTGGATTCAGCAGTTTGCATGGTTCTCTCCGTCAGGGGATGCGTGGGCGGTACGGATGGACGTGGCGAAGATCTTGAGGCCCTGGGCCAGCTGCGCCCGGTCATCGGCCGAGAGGTCCTGGAAGACCATCGTGAGGCGCTTGATGGATTCCTCGACGATCGCGGCGAGGACCTCCTGGCCCTGGGGCGTGAGGTGGACCTGCACGACCCTGCGATCGAGGGGGGATTGCTGGCGCTCCACCAGGCCGCTCGAGGCGAGCCGATCGATCACGCTGGTGCTCGCGCCGTGGGTCACGTTCAGGAGGTCGGTCAGCTGGCTCATGGAGCGAGCCCCGTGGTGCTGCAGGTGCTTGAGCGCCATGTAGTGGGAGACGTTCAGGCCGTACTGGTCGATGAGTCCGTGGAGCAGCTTGCGCAGCCCGCGAAAGCCGTCGAACAGGTCGTTCAGCAGGTCGGATCGGGGATCGGAAAATGGCATGGGCGCTTCCTCTTGAACTTTCAATTACTAAAATATCCAGCTCAAGAATATTTCACAAGTTAAAATAGTTGAAGCCTGCCCAGGAAAAACCCCCGGAGCCTCGGGCTCCGGGGGTTGAGGTTGGAACGGGTCTTAGCTGAGGTACCCGCGCAGCTGCTCCTTGAAGGCCGAGCTGCGCAGCTTCTGGAGGGCCTTTGCCTCGATCTGGCGGACCCGCTCGCGGGTGACGCCCATGTCGTGGCCGATGCCCTCGAGGGTGCGCTGGGTCTCGCCGTCGAGGCCGAAGCGCCGGCGCACCACGTACAGCTCGCGGTCCGTCAGGTGAGTCTCGAGCATGGTCTGGACGTCCTCGGACAGCATGCGGTTCATGACGGTCGCGGGGGGGCTTGCGGTGTACTGGTCCTTGATGATGTCGCCCAGGCGGCTGTCGTCGTCCTTGCCGATGGGGGTCTCCAGGCTGATGGGCTCGCGGTCGGCCTTGGTGATCTCGCGCAGCTTCTCGACGGTGATCGCGAGCTCGGCGGCGACCTCGTGCTCGTTGGGGGCGCGGCCCAGCTTCTGGCTCATCAGGCGGATGGTCTTCTTGACGCGCGAGATGGTCTCGACCATGTGGACCGGCACGCGGATGGTGCGGCCCTGGTCGGCGATCGCGCGGGTGATGGCCTGCCGGATCCACCAGGTGGCGTAGGTCGAGAACTTGAAGCCCTTGCGGTAGTCGTACTTCTCGGCGGCGCGCATCAGGCCCATGTTGCCTTCCTGGATGAGATCGAGGAAGGAGAGGCCCCTGCCCAGGTGCTTGCGGGCGATGGAGACCACCAGGCGAAGGTTGGCCGCGACCAGCTGGCGCTTGGCCTTCTCGTCGCCGTTGGCGACCCGGCGGGCGAACTCGAGCTCCTCGGGGTGGCTCAGGAGGCGGCGGCGGCCGATCTCCTGCAGGTACATCCGGATGGAGTCGTCGGACTGCTCGTGGTGAGTGCCCGTGGTGGAGACGTTGATCTTCTTGGTGAGGGCGACTTCTTCTTCGGGCGTCTCGGTGGCGTCGAGATCCTCGGGCTCTTCCTCGGCGTTGTTGAAGGCGAGGTCGCGCGAGTGGGTGAGGGGCTCCTCCTCGAAGGGGACCGGAGCGGCGATCTCAACGAGCATTTCACCGGCGAGCTTAGGCAACTAGCACCTCCTCATATGTAAAGCCAGCTAGGACTGGCGTGGCCGCTCCTCGTGTCGCGGTGGCGACGGGACGATCCGCTCGGGGTGCCGGCTGGGCGAGGCAAGGTCGGGCCGTTTGCCAAATTCGCCTGCTCAGGGGATAATGCCCTCGTCCCGGATCGCCTTGCCCCGCTGGAAAGGTGACGCGTGTCACCGTCTTTCGCGCGAAGAGCTCGGCAGCTTTTCAGTATATAGATAAATCCAACCGATTTCTAGCGTGTTCTTTATCATTCTTTAAAAATCATTTAATACCGGCCTTCCCGGCGGGGGGTGATGCGTCCTTCATCGTACCCGTCCGATCGTTTTTGTATCAGGCGACCTGCCATGTCAGCCCCCTACGACGCCTATTCCACCGTTTACGACCGCACCGGCCAGAGCCGCTTCAGCCTGCGGATGGTCGGCTATGCCCGCGAGCTCTGGGAGCTGTCGGGGCACGAGCCCCGCTCGGTCCTCGAGCTGGCCTGCGGGACCGGCTCGGCCGCGGTGGCCTTCGCCAACCGGGGCTTTTCCGTCACCGCCGTGGACCGGTCCGAGGCCATGCTGGAGCTCGCGCGGGCCAAGGCCGCGCGCTGGGGCGCCGAGGTGAGCTGGCGCTGCCAGGACATCCGGGAGCTCTCGCTCTCAGGCACCTTCGATGCGGCCACCTGCTTCTACGACTCCGTGAACTACCTTTTGGTTCCCGACGATCTCCAGAAGGCCTTCGAGCAGGTGCGCGCGCACCTGGCGCCGGGCGGCCTGTTCCTGTTCGACGCCATCACCGAGTACGCGGTCGCGACCGCCTGGGGCAACGAGACCGAGGTCAGGGTCGAGGACGCCTACGCCCGCATCTGGCGCTCCACCTACGAGCCGCGCGAGAGGGTCGGCACCCTCAAGGTGGACTACTTCGTCGCCGAGAGCGAAGCCGGCCTCTACCGCCGCATCCAGGAGACCCACCACCATCGCGGCTACTCGCTCTTCGAGGTCCGCGAGGCACTGGAGCGCGCCGGCTTCGATCTCCTGAACGCCTACGACTGCCTCACCCTCAACGCCGTGAGCGCCTCGACCTACCGGATCGCCTACCTGGCTCGCCGGTCCTGAATCCGGCTGATCGGCTCGCCTTGCCGCTTTTCATCCGGTCGTCGGTATAGCTCGCCAGCCACCGGGGTACATGGTAGGTGGCGCTCGCGCTTGTTATGATGGCTCAGGCAAGGGCCCGCGTGCCGATCGAAGGCTGATCGAAGAAGGACTCCGGATTGACAGGGAAGGCCGCTCTCATCCTCGCCATGACCCTCGCGATCGCCCCCTGCGCCCTCGTCGCCGGCGGGGCGGTGGCCCCTGCGTTCGCGGCCGAGGAGGTCAGGGGCGATCGCGCCTGGGTCTACGCCATGCAGGCGGTGGACGACCTGATCGGTTCGGGCAAGCACGAGGCGGCGATCGCGCAGCTCGAGGCCCTCCTGAAGGCGGCCCCCAAGGTGCGCGCCGGCGAGGCCCACCTTCGCCTGGCGAGCCTGTACGCGCAGCTTGGGCGCTACGACGCCGCGATTTCCCACGGCGACGACGCCATCGAGGCCTGGCCCGAGAACGGCTGGAACTACCTGCCGGTCGCGCGGGTGCTGGCCATGGCGGACCGGCCCGAGGCTGCGATCGCGCTCTGCACCGAGGCGATCCGGCGCGATCCGGCGGTGCGCCTCGCGGCCCAGGAGCTGATCTTCCAGATCCAGGCCGGCGCCATCCAGCCCGAACCCAGCACCTCGCCCGCTCCTCGGCCGCCGGCGCCGGTGGCGCCGACCCCGCTGTACGTGGCCCTGGGCTCGCTCTTGACCCTCGGCGCCGGGGCGCTGGTGTTCGGCGTCTCGGCTCGTCGGCGCCCAGCTCCCCCGGCGCCCGCGGAGGCCGTCCGGGCGGAGCAGACCGGCCCCATCACCTACGGCCCTTTGGGGGTGCGAATGCGCGAGGTGGGCGAGATGGTGGGCCCCTACCGCATCCTCAGGGTGGTGGGCAGCAGCCTGCACTCGATCCTCTACTGCGCCGAGGACACGCGCCTCGGGCGCCAGGTCGCCCTCAAGCAGGTGGCGAGCGGCGTGGGCACTCACGACGGCATCATCTCCCGTTTCCAGAAGGAGGTCCAGAGCCTCATCGCCCTCTCCAACCACCACGACGGGGTGGTCAAGGTCTTCGACTACATGGAGCCCTCCATGCTGGTGACCGAGTGGATCGAGGGCGAGAACCTGGAGGAGGCCGCGCCCCTCCCCGTGGACCGGGTGCTCGAGGTCGGCATCGCCCTGTGCGACGTGCTGGCCTTCGCCCACGCCCGCGGAATCGTGCACCGGGACATCAAGCCGAGCAACGTCATGCGCACGCTGCACACGGGCCACGTCAAGCTCCTGGACTTCGGCATCGCCAAGAACGCCGCCCTCGGGACCTCCAACCTGACGCTCGACGCCAACGTGCCGATCGGCACCTTCACCTACATGCCTCCCGAGCAGTTCGCCGCCCCCAACCAGGCCAAGGCGCCGTCCGACCTCTACTCGCTGGGGCTGACCCTCTACCGCCTCATCACCGGGGAGATGCCCACCGAGCCCTGGCTGGGGCCCCGGACCTTCGGCCTCATCCCCACCGAGCACTTCAGGCCCCTGACTCCCCAGAGCCGCGCGATCGCCATGACCGTCGCGGCGACCCCGGGCGTTGCGGACGACCTCGGCTGGGTGGCCGAGCTGGACGCCATCATCCGGCGCGCCTTCGAGGAGAATCCGGCCGACCGGTATCCGGACGCCCTGAGCTTCAAGCGCGCCCTGGAGGGGGTCTGGCACAAGGTGGTGGCGCGCTCGCTGGCGTAACCGGGCGTCCTTCCGGGTAGGATGAAGGGAGACCCATCCCATCCCCGCCTGGAAGGAGCCCCCGCCCCATGGCCCAGATCATCGTGGCCGGAAACCCCGTCAACGAATTCGAGAAGACCGTCGCACGCACGCTCGGCCACCTGAACGAGGGCTACGTGGCGCTGACCAACGTCATCCTGCCCGGCTTCTACCACAAGCAGAGCAACATCGAGATCGACATCATCCTGGTCTCGACGCACGCCATCTACGCCATCGAGACCAAGTACTGGCAGGGGGAGGTCCACGGCCACGTCAACCAGAAGAACTGGCGGGTCCAGCGGGACAACAACCCCCCCCACCAGATCGAGAACCCCCTGCAGCGCTGCGAGATGAAGGCCAAGACCCTCAACACCATCCTCTCGCGCTGGAACTCGGGCCTGATGGGCAAGCTCAAGACCAAGGCCCTCATCGTCGTGCCGCCCCACACGCCCCTTCACGTGGAGAACCCGACCGACATCGAGCTGGTGACCCTGGAGCGCCTCTTGCCGGTCATCCAGGCGGATGCCGAGCGCATGCGCCACGAGGCGACCGCCGCCCAGGTCAAGGAGATCAGCCAGGTCCTGGTCGGCAGCAACCTCGAAGAGGGGGAGTGCCTGCCCTTCGAGAACTACGGCATCGTGGCCACCCTCAAGCGCTCGCCCCGCTCGGTCTCGTTCAAGGCCGTCAACGCCATCACCGAGCGCCAGGTCTTCATCAAGAAGCTGATCTCGGACGTCAACCTGCCGCCGGACAAGCTTGCGCTCTGGAAGAACCGAGCGGTGCGCGAGGCCCGGGCCACCGCCAAGCTGTCGCACCCCAACCTCGTCACCATCCTCGACGTGCTTGAGGACGAGGGCAACCTCTACATCATCTCCGAGTGGGTCGAGGGCTTCAACCTGGTGGACAAGATCGGTTCGCTCTCCTGGCGCGAGGCCCTGGGCTATGCGGCCCAGGCCGCGGCCGGCCTGAACGCCGCCCACCACGCCACTCCCCCCGTGGTGCACCGCAACGTGACGCCCGCGAGCATCCGGGTCTCGGACGAGATCGTCAAGGTCACCAACTTCTCGGGGGCCCACATCGAGGGCGATCCCTCGATCGTCTTCACCGAGGCGATCCACGGCCGCGACCCCGCCTACTCGGCCCCCGAGCTCTTCACCAACGCCTCGGGCGCCGATCCGCGCAGCGACGTGTACGGCCTGGGCGCGACCCTGTACCACCTGGTGACGGGCCAGAAGCCCGAGAGCTTCATCTCCCGCACCTCCAACCCCCCCGCGCACGAGCTGAACCCTCAGCTGCCCGAGGCGCTCGGTGTGGCTCTCGCCAGGGCCATGCAGCCCCTGCCCGCCTCGCGCTTCGCGACCATGCAGGAGTTCCGCGAGGCCCTGCGCGCCATTCTCGCCTGATCGTCGAAAGGAACCTCACCCCCATGCTCGAAGTCGGATCCCCCATCCCCGATCTCACCCTGCGCGGTGTCGACGCGCGGGGCGAGGAGGGCGCGTACCGTCTTGCCGACCTGCTGGTGCCCGGCAAGGACCTGGTCCTCTACTTCTATCCCAAGGACGACACCCCCGGCTGCACCACCGAGGCCTGCGACTTTCGCGACGGCCTGGGCGAGCACGGCGACAAGGTCGTCGTGGTGGGCGTCAGCCCCGACTCGCCGGAGCGCCACCGCAAGTTCCAGGCCAAGTACGGCCTGCGATTCGCCCTGTTGAGCGACACCGAGAACAAGCTGATGGAGCTGTTCGGCGCCTGGGGCGAGAAGAAGAACTACGGCAAGGTCTACGTCGGCGTCATCCGCTCGACCTTCGTCATCGGCCCCGACGGCCTCATAAAGGCCTGCTACCGAAACGTCAAGGCCACCGGCCACGCCGCGCGCATCTACGGCACGCTGGCGTAGCTCCGCCACGCAAGAGAGGCCGCCCGATTTCGGGCGGCCTCTCTTGCGTGGATGGGGTCACGGTCTGCGGGCGACGACCACTCGCTCGATACCGCCCAGGTCGCTGCGCACCGAGAGGTCTTGCCAGCCGTGGGCCTCGAGCAGGGCCTTCACGGGCTGGGCCTGGTGGATGCCGACCTCCACGGCCAGCACCCCGTCAGGGGCGAGCAGCGCTCCGGCCTCCGCTGCGAAGCGCCTGTACCACACCAGGGGATCGTCGCCGGGAGGGGTGAGCGCCATGCGAGGCTCGAAGTCCCTGACCTCGGGCTCGAGGCCCGGGATGTCCTCTTGCGGGATGTAGGGCGGGTTCGACACCAGGTAGGTGATCGCCCCGGCGTGGGCCTTGAGCGGCCCGAGGCCGTCGCCGAGGACGAGCTCCACGCGATCGCCCACCTGGTGCCGCGCGATGTTGGCCTCGGCCACCAACGCAGCCTCGGAGGAGAGCTCGACGGCGACCACGCGGGCGTACTTCAGGTAGCTCGCGAGCGAGACGGCGATCGCGCCGCTGCCCGTTCCCACGTCCGCGATGAGCACCCCTTCGCGCGCGCCCTCGGCCTCTTCGAGGTCGAGCACGGCCTCGACCAGGATCTCGGTGTCGGGGCGCGGGACCAGCACGGCGGGGGAGACCTCGAACTCGAGGCCCATGAACTCGGTCTTGCCGGTGATGTGCTGCAGGGGCTCGCGGGTGCTGCGGCGGTTGATCAGCGCCTCGAACTCGGCGAGCTCGCCGGCGCTCAGCTCGCGCGACATGTGGTTGATGAGGCCCAGGCGATCGAGGCCGGTGGCCATGCTGAGCAGCAGGGCCGCCTCGATGTTGCCGGTGCCGACGCCGGCCTCGCGCAGGTGGGCGCTGCCGCGGTGAAGGGCGTCGCCGATGGTGGGGGCGCTCTCCACGGCGAGGGGGGCTTTGAGGGTGAAGGTGGTCATGCGGACTCCAGTTTGAGGATGGGATCGCTGCGCAGGGCGAAGAGGGCGTTGCGGTTGCGCTCCAGGCCGGTGGGGTCGTCCGAGAGGATGCCCAGGCGGCCGAGTTCGGCGCGGATCTCGAGCAGGGGGACTCCTCCCAGGTCGCGCTCGGCCAGCGCCGCCGCGACGCCGAGGGCCGTGCCCAGGGTGACGTTGTACTGCACCAGGCGGCAGAGCGAGTGGGCGAAGGGGGTGTAGCCCCCGGCACGGCTCGCGATGCCGAGGTTGCGGACCGCGTGGAAGAGACCCGCTTCCAGGACCACGTGGGCGGTCAGCGGGTTGGGCACCGCGACGGCCCGGAAGCCCCTGAAGTCGGGATAGTAGCAGAAGGTCCCGACGCTGCCGGCCTCGCGGCTCTCGACGATCTCGGTGAGGCTCAGGCGGTGCCGGGTGCCGAGCGCGTGCCGGGTCTGGCGCACGTAGACGCCGTTCGGCAGCGCGACTCGCGCCTCGCGCCAGCCGAGCTCGTCCTGCAGGAAGCGCTCGAAGCGCGCGGCCTCGAGCCGGAAGAAGGCGTCGCTGCCCTCTCGCGAGAGCCTGAGCAGGGTGGTCGGGTCCTGGCTGAAGTAGATGAGGCCGTTCCACGAGGTCGCGTCCGGCCCGATGACGGCGACGTTGAAGCCGTCGGCCTCGAAGGGGTAGCGGGTCTCGAAGCCGTGGGCCTCGCGCCAGCGCTGGTAGGCGAGGCCCAGGTGCGGGGGGCCCACCAGGATGTAGTCGGGGCCGTGGTCGAGATCCAGGAACTTGCGACCCGCGAAGGTCTTGACGCGCAGCGCCTCCAGGGCGGGGTCCGCCGCGAGGCGCTCGCAGGCCTCGACGATGGTCTCGGGCCTCACGCCGCGCACGACGGGCAGCGGGCTCACCCCCAGGTAGCGATCGATGCCGTACTCCGAGAAGCCGTCCACGAAGCGAATGCCCGCCGTCTCGCAGAGATCCCCGTCGGGGGTCGCGTCGATGAAGTGCCTGGCCGAGATGGTCTCGCCGCCCTTCAGGCGAAGGGCGCTCGCGTGGGCCCCCTCGACCAGGAGCGTCTCCCAGGCGGCCGCGATGAGCTGGACCCCCGAGGCCGAGAGCATCTCGGCCAGGGTGCGGTGGCCCCGCTCGGCCTCCAGGCTGACGAGCGGTACTCCCGCCGCGGCGAGGAACTGGCCGAACAGGCCGTCGTGGGGCGAGGCCTCGGGAGCGGTGAGGTGGCGCGAGTCGCGATCGACGAAGGCCAGGCCGCACTCGGTGAGCAGGCCTCCCAGCAGCTTGCCGGGGGGGACGACGAGCGCGGTCCTGGCGCCCGCGCGGCTGGCGGCGATCGCAGCGAGGCAGCCTTCCGTCTCGCTGCCGACGATGATGAGGTCGAAATCCCGGTGCGTGTTCACTGGCTCCTGCTTCTGGTTTCGGCGCGCGGCGCCGAGCGCCCTACCTCATATACCCACGCTTCAGGAACCTTTCTTCAGGACGCGCACGCGGCGGCGGTGGCGAATGTGCCTGCCGTCCTTCGGCACGACGCTGATGGATCCGTCGGTCTCGAGCAGCGCGACCTTCACCTGATCGGGCGAGTCGAAGCCGTGCTCGCGGATGGCCATCAGGACCTCGTCCTCGCTCAGAGCCTCCTTCTTGAGGGCCTGAGGGACGAAGCGCCCGTCCTGGATGATGACCGTCGGCATGCCGCCGATCCAGTGGGCGATGAGCGGATGGTGATAGCGCAACTTGCTGACGAAGAAGTTGATGGTGAGCAGGGTGGCCGCGGCGACAAGGCCGCCCAACAAGGAGGTGTTGCTGCCGACCATGGCGTTCTGGACGGCGTTGGCGATGACCAGGATGACGACCAGGTCGAAGACCGTCATCTGGCCCATCTCTCGCTTGCCGGCGACGCGAAGCCCGAAGAGGATGAAGAAGTAGACCGCGCTGGTGCGGCCGACGATCTCGAGAATCCCGGTGACCTGGTTCAATTCGCTCATCGTGCAGCCCTCGCGCAGTCGAGTCTAGCACGCACCGATCCGCCTGGAAGGGGGATGGGATTCAAAGCGGCGCCGGGACGCGGTATGCTTGGGGAGGATGGCCCGGTACCCGCTAACGGTGCGGGCTCAAGGCCATGGCTTGCACCGGAAAGAGAGCTGCCTTGAAGATCGTCACCTGGAACGTCAACGGGATCCGCGCCTGCGAGAGGCAGGGCCTCGCCGAGTGGCACCGCGCCTTCGCCCCCGACCTGCTCTGCTTCCAGGAGGTGCGGGCCGAGGCGCACCAGCTCTCGGTCGCCATGCGCGAGCCCGAGGGCTGCGTGGTGGATTATCACCCGGCCGAGAAGAAGGGCTACAGCGGAACGGGCGTCTGGATGAGGCGGCCGGCCCAGTCCGTCGTCCAGGGGGTGGGGGTCTTAGAGTACGACGCCGAGGGGCGGGTGCAGGAGCTGAAGTACCCGGGCTTCACCCTCTTCAACGTCTACTTCCCCAACGGGTCGCGCGACCACAGCCGCGTCCCCTTCAAGCTCTCGTTCTACGAGGCCCTGCTCTCCAGGATCCAGGCGCTGCACGCCCAGGGCGAGCGCGTGATCGTAACGGGGGACTTCAACACCGCTCACCAGGCGATCGACCTTGCGAACCCCAAGGCCAACGTCAACACCACGGGCTTCCTGGTGCCCGAGCGGGAGATGATCGACCGGTACCTGGCCGAGGGCCTGAAGGACGTCTTCCGCGATCGCCATCCCGCCGAGAGCGGCCACTACACCTGGTGGAGCAACCGTCCCGGCGTGCGCGAGCGGAACATCGGGTGGCGCATCGATTACTTCCTGGTCTCCGAGGCCCTCGTGCCCTTCGTTCAAGACGCCACCATCCTGAGTGCGGTCAAGGGCTCGGACCATTGCCCCGTGGTGCTCACGCTGGACGACGCCCTGCTGGGCTAGCCAGCAGGGCGCCGTCGGGACTCAGGCGGGCAATTGCCGTGAAATGCCTGGTTTTGTTGGATGCTCTTAGTCGTCGAGGGTGCCCGTCAGGTCGTACTTCACGACGATGCGGTCCTTGACCGAAATCTTGGCGATGAGCAGCGAGATGACCGGGGGCTTGACCCCGTAGTCGCTCATCATCAGCTCCTTGCTGCCCTTGAGGCGGAAGGTCTTGCCGTCGAGCGATCCTTCGGCCTTGAGGGTGATGGGCTTCTCGGTGCCTGCGATCGTGAGGGTGCCCGTCGCGTCCACGTCCACGTCGCCGCCGGCGGCGGCCTTGACCTTGGCGTTGCTCAGCGAGAAGCGGATGGTCGGGTACTTGTCGGCCTCCATGGCCCTGTACATGTTGCCGTCCAGGGCGCCGTCACCCGACTTGAGCCCCTTGACGGGGATCTCGACGTCGAGCTTGTCCAGCCGCGGGCCGCTCCCGGACCC
This DNA window, taken from Pantanalinema sp., encodes the following:
- a CDS encoding YetF domain-containing protein, with the translated sequence MSELNQVTGILEIVGRTSAVYFFILFGLRVAGKREMGQMTVFDLVVILVIANAVQNAMVGSNTSLLGGLVAAATLLTINFFVSKLRYHHPLIAHWIGGMPTVIIQDGRFVPQALKKEALSEDEVLMAIREHGFDSPDQVKVALLETDGSISVVPKDGRHIRHRRRVRVLKKGS
- a CDS encoding exodeoxyribonuclease III, which encodes MKIVTWNVNGIRACERQGLAEWHRAFAPDLLCFQEVRAEAHQLSVAMREPEGCVVDYHPAEKKGYSGTGVWMRRPAQSVVQGVGVLEYDAEGRVQELKYPGFTLFNVYFPNGSRDHSRVPFKLSFYEALLSRIQALHAQGERVIVTGDFNTAHQAIDLANPKANVNTTGFLVPEREMIDRYLAEGLKDVFRDRHPAESGHYTWWSNRPGVRERNIGWRIDYFLVSEALVPFVQDATILSAVKGSDHCPVVLTLDDALLG
- a CDS encoding YceI family protein produces the protein MQKSRIGILSSALVLAGICALGTPHLAMAAKAPGISISPESKIWVEGDSTLHAFSFKSKNHNVEASGSGSGPRLDKLDVEIPVKGLKSGDGALDGNMYRAMEADKYPTIRFSLSNAKVKAAAGGDVDVDATGTLTIAGTEKPITLKAEGSLDGKTFRLKGSKELMMSDYGVKPPVISLLIAKISVKDRIVVKYDLTGTLDD